The following coding sequences are from one Microbulbifer sp. TB1203 window:
- a CDS encoding AraC family transcriptional regulator produces the protein MAKGSSEQTRFWQSRELGGVELLHAQYLEQRFAPHVHEGFVFTVIERGAQRFRHKGGEHLAPVGSMVLINPDEVHTGSKAHEQGWSYRGFYPDNAQVVGVLEELQLGRRGLPTFSASVLHDPQLHRRFAQLHRLLDGGASALQQQTAWREAILLLFQRHAHIPEAPSPGREPQAVALAKELLSSRMAEPPSLEQLAAAVNLSPFHFARVFRRATGLPPHAWLRQRRLEHARALLKDGCAPLDVALQLDFADQSHLTRQFKQAYGVGPGEYRRACGTRSR, from the coding sequence ATGGCCAAGGGCAGCAGCGAACAGACCCGTTTCTGGCAATCCCGCGAGCTCGGCGGAGTGGAGTTGCTGCACGCGCAATATCTTGAGCAGCGCTTCGCCCCCCATGTGCATGAAGGCTTTGTGTTCACGGTGATCGAGCGGGGTGCCCAGCGCTTCCGTCACAAGGGAGGCGAACACCTGGCGCCGGTGGGCAGCATGGTGCTGATCAATCCCGACGAAGTGCACACCGGCTCCAAGGCGCATGAGCAGGGATGGAGTTACCGCGGTTTCTACCCGGACAATGCCCAGGTTGTCGGAGTATTGGAGGAGCTGCAGCTGGGCCGGAGGGGGCTGCCCACATTCTCGGCCAGCGTGCTGCATGACCCGCAGTTACACCGGCGCTTTGCCCAGCTGCACCGCCTGCTCGACGGCGGCGCCAGCGCCTTGCAGCAACAGACCGCCTGGCGCGAGGCGATCCTCCTGCTGTTCCAGCGCCATGCCCATATTCCCGAGGCGCCGTCGCCGGGGCGCGAGCCGCAGGCGGTGGCGCTGGCGAAGGAACTGTTGAGCAGCCGTATGGCCGAGCCGCCATCGCTGGAGCAACTGGCGGCGGCGGTCAACCTGTCGCCGTTCCACTTCGCCCGGGTTTTTCGCCGCGCCACCGGCCTGCCGCCCCATGCCTGGCTCAGGCAGCGACGCCTGGAGCATGCACGCGCCCTGCTGAAGGACGGCTGCGCGCCGCTCGACGTGGCCCTGCAGCTTGACTTCGCCGACCAGAGCCACCTGACCCGCCAGTTCAAGCAGGCCTATGGCGTCGGCCCCGGCGAATACCGCAGGGCCTGCGGCACTCGCAGCCGGTAG
- a CDS encoding AzlC family ABC transporter permease — protein sequence MTRLQEFTQGARDMLPMLLGAMPFGIIFGSLAGAAGLSAWQTLGMSLLVFAGSAQFIAISLLNAGTGLIVLLLTTFVVNLRHALYSASLQPFVRHLPKRWRMPLAFWLTDEAYAVVLHRYTDADVSPNKHWYFFGAALAMYLNWQLSTLIGVLFGKSVPNLSAWGLDFAMLATFIGIVVPTLRNSPQVAAALVAAAVALACHGLPYKLGLMAAAFSGIAVGVLLERRKEQMVEELA from the coding sequence ATGACCCGCTTGCAGGAATTCACCCAGGGCGCCCGCGACATGCTGCCGATGCTGCTCGGCGCCATGCCCTTCGGCATCATCTTCGGCAGCCTGGCCGGCGCCGCCGGGCTGAGCGCCTGGCAGACCCTCGGCATGTCGCTGCTGGTGTTCGCCGGCTCGGCCCAGTTTATCGCCATCAGCCTGCTCAACGCCGGCACCGGCTTGATCGTGCTGTTGCTCACCACCTTCGTCGTCAACCTGCGCCACGCCCTCTACAGCGCCAGCCTGCAGCCCTTCGTGCGCCATCTGCCCAAGCGCTGGCGGATGCCGCTGGCCTTCTGGCTGACCGACGAGGCCTACGCGGTGGTACTGCATCGCTATACCGACGCCGATGTCTCGCCGAACAAGCACTGGTATTTCTTCGGCGCGGCGCTGGCCATGTACCTGAACTGGCAACTGAGTACCCTGATCGGCGTACTGTTCGGAAAGAGCGTGCCAAATCTAAGCGCGTGGGGGCTGGACTTCGCCATGCTGGCGACCTTTATCGGCATCGTCGTGCCCACGCTGCGCAACAGCCCCCAGGTGGCGGCAGCCCTGGTGGCGGCCGCGGTGGCCCTGGCCTGTCATGGCCTGCCGTACAAGCTCGGCCTGATGGCGGCGGCATTCAGCGGGATAGCCGTCGGCGTGTTGCTGGAGCGGCGCAAGGAACAGATGGTGGAGGAGCTGGCCTGA
- the tnpA gene encoding IS200/IS605 family transposase → MRDWQSQAHVKHYCRYHVVFVPKYRKKAIFGTLRREIGAIFRDLCRQAGVELVEGYAMRDHIHMLLMILPKFSVAHTVGLLKGKSAIRIFREYLQVKRNFTGRHFWARGYCVSTVGLDEQMIREYIKNQESEERRQEQMRLMGL, encoded by the coding sequence ATGAGAGATTGGCAGAGCCAAGCTCACGTCAAGCATTATTGCAGGTATCACGTAGTATTTGTCCCGAAGTACCGAAAAAAGGCGATATTTGGGACTTTACGCAGAGAGATCGGAGCCATATTCCGTGATCTTTGCCGCCAAGCGGGAGTTGAGCTAGTTGAGGGTTATGCAATGAGGGACCACATCCACATGTTGTTAATGATCCTTCCGAAGTTCAGCGTGGCTCATACGGTAGGGCTTCTGAAGGGCAAGTCGGCGATTCGAATATTTCGTGAGTACTTGCAGGTGAAGAGAAATTTTACCGGTAGGCATTTCTGGGCCAGAGGCTACTGTGTTAGCACGGTTGGCTTAGATGAGCAGATGATTCGAGAGTACATCAAGAATCAAGAAAGTGAAGAGCGCCGTCAGGAGCAGATGAGACTGATGGGGCTGTAA
- a CDS encoding PepSY domain-containing protein, whose translation MKAQSIRNWYLVHKWTSLISTLFLLMLCVTGLPLIFYHEIDHALGNSVEPPEMPGVAATASVDDIAAAAAARRPQDAVQYLYREPEEPEAWYVGMAKTVDAAEATAFFMYDARTGEFLHEYPLQQGFMYVFYRLHLDMFAGLGGTLFLGFMGLLLAASLVSGAVVYGPFMSKLKFGTVRRNRSPRLKWLDLHNLLGIATLVWVMVVGVTGVINTLALPIFGQWQNSELAAMTEDYRNDAVSEGMDHSVVRALETARAAAPEMEPSFIAFPGNPFASPHHFGVFMQGNTPFTSKLMTPVLVEAASGELTAVAEMPWYVTALLLSRPLHFGDYGGLPLKILWALLDLIAILVLGSGVYLWVKKRNVSIEEKLAGLRPAEKKFPPLAARQSQEAL comes from the coding sequence ATGAAGGCGCAATCCATCCGCAACTGGTACCTGGTCCACAAGTGGACCAGCCTGATCTCCACCCTGTTTCTGTTGATGCTGTGTGTCACCGGCCTGCCGCTGATCTTCTACCACGAGATAGATCACGCCCTGGGCAATTCGGTGGAGCCGCCGGAGATGCCCGGGGTTGCCGCGACGGCCAGCGTCGACGATATCGCGGCGGCGGCCGCCGCGCGCAGACCGCAGGACGCGGTGCAGTACCTGTACCGGGAGCCTGAGGAGCCGGAGGCCTGGTACGTGGGGATGGCAAAAACGGTGGACGCCGCGGAGGCCACGGCCTTCTTCATGTACGACGCCCGCACCGGGGAATTCCTTCACGAATATCCCCTCCAGCAGGGATTCATGTATGTGTTCTACCGCCTGCACCTGGATATGTTCGCCGGGCTCGGCGGCACCTTGTTTCTCGGCTTTATGGGATTGCTGCTGGCGGCATCGCTGGTGTCCGGCGCAGTGGTCTACGGCCCGTTTATGTCGAAGCTGAAGTTCGGCACCGTGCGCCGCAACCGCTCGCCGCGGCTGAAATGGCTGGATCTGCACAACCTGCTCGGCATCGCCACCCTGGTGTGGGTGATGGTGGTCGGCGTCACCGGCGTGATCAACACCCTCGCGCTGCCGATATTCGGCCAGTGGCAGAACAGCGAGCTGGCGGCGATGACCGAGGACTACCGGAACGACGCCGTGTCCGAAGGTATGGACCACTCGGTGGTGCGTGCACTGGAAACAGCGCGGGCGGCGGCGCCGGAGATGGAGCCAAGCTTTATCGCCTTCCCGGGCAACCCTTTCGCCAGCCCGCATCACTTCGGCGTCTTTATGCAGGGGAATACGCCGTTTACTTCCAAGCTGATGACGCCGGTGCTGGTGGAAGCGGCCAGCGGCGAACTGACGGCGGTGGCGGAGATGCCCTGGTACGTGACCGCGTTGCTGCTGTCCCGCCCGCTGCACTTTGGCGATTACGGCGGCCTGCCGTTAAAAATTCTCTGGGCCCTGCTGGACCTTATCGCCATCTTGGTACTGGGCAGCGGCGTCTATCTGTGGGTGAAGAAGCGCAACGTTTCCATCGAGGAAAAACTCGCGGGGCTGCGCCCGGCTGAAAAAAAGTTCCCGCCGTTGGCGGCGCGGCAATCACAGGAGGCGCTGTGA
- a CDS encoding TonB-dependent siderophore receptor: MNPRLSAFASLSLAVSLALPSVAQEAESRSDESGDIEEVFIVGVRENRTSKGATGLNLDLKSTPQSISVVDRELMDAFGASSINDALDLATGISVERWETNRTNYLSRGFEIQNTQVDGVGLPNGWGLVRGATDSFGYEKVEIIRGANGLLTGVGNSSGTINYVRKRPANHARGQLGVTAGSYDRVRVEADYSAPLSGSGDWAGRLVAAAEDSGSHLRGVENDRTFIYGVVDGQLTENSTLAAGYSHQAANTVGGMWGGLVFANSDGTQAEWGTDASTSQDWTYWDTVNQTAFVEYSYRLPSDWELKLSYNYRGFEDESQLFFAYSTTGLDPKTGTGLLGNPGKWPTEDEAHLFDAGLSGEYELFGAIHEAVLGASHSASERDQYWHPVDTADPAFGALPGFPYGGDVVAEPAWGDKTLWDQSEQTLSRVYGATRLKFGSLSIIPGFNAVSYERSVTSLRGDIDESEVSPYLGLTYSVTGNISVYASYSDIYQPQDQYDIDGVYLDPTKGVNYELGAKADWLDGRLLATLAVFKAEQRGLATYAGLNPDTLQYYYEGANIDSEGFEIEVSGALNEYMNLVLGFTSLELEDEAGDDSYTWVPRKTVNFSLNATLPQLPDVSLGLGGNWQAETSKVDSYTEVEIEQGAYLLLNAFARWDIDANSRLQLNVNNLTDEKYITSLYEIGYYGAPRNMAVSYQYTF; this comes from the coding sequence ATGAACCCCAGGCTAAGCGCCTTCGCCTCCCTGTCTCTGGCAGTAAGTCTCGCCCTGCCGTCGGTTGCCCAGGAAGCTGAAAGTCGCTCGGATGAGTCCGGCGATATCGAAGAAGTGTTTATCGTCGGCGTGCGCGAGAATCGCACCAGCAAGGGCGCAACGGGCCTGAACCTCGACCTCAAGAGCACGCCTCAATCCATCAGCGTGGTCGACAGGGAACTGATGGATGCCTTCGGCGCCAGCAGCATCAACGACGCGCTGGATCTGGCCACCGGTATCAGCGTGGAGAGATGGGAGACCAACAGAACCAATTACCTGTCCCGTGGGTTTGAAATCCAGAACACCCAGGTGGATGGCGTCGGCCTTCCCAACGGCTGGGGCCTGGTGCGCGGCGCGACGGATTCCTTCGGTTACGAGAAAGTGGAGATTATCCGGGGCGCCAACGGCCTGCTGACCGGTGTCGGCAACTCGTCCGGCACCATCAACTACGTGCGGAAGCGGCCTGCCAACCACGCCCGTGGGCAGCTGGGGGTTACCGCAGGCTCCTACGACCGGGTCCGGGTGGAGGCGGATTATTCTGCGCCGCTCAGCGGCAGCGGCGACTGGGCTGGCCGCCTGGTGGCGGCGGCGGAGGATTCCGGTTCCCACCTGCGCGGGGTGGAGAACGACCGTACTTTTATCTACGGCGTGGTCGACGGCCAGTTGACGGAAAATTCCACCCTGGCCGCGGGCTATTCCCACCAGGCGGCAAACACCGTCGGCGGTATGTGGGGCGGCCTGGTATTCGCCAACAGCGACGGCACCCAGGCGGAGTGGGGCACGGATGCGTCCACCAGCCAGGACTGGACCTACTGGGATACGGTCAACCAGACGGCCTTTGTGGAATACAGCTATAGGCTGCCGTCGGATTGGGAGCTGAAGCTCTCCTACAACTACCGCGGCTTCGAGGACGAAAGTCAGCTGTTTTTTGCCTATTCCACCACGGGCCTGGACCCGAAGACCGGCACCGGCCTGCTGGGCAATCCGGGCAAGTGGCCGACGGAGGACGAAGCCCATCTGTTTGACGCCGGCCTCTCCGGGGAGTACGAGCTGTTTGGTGCCATCCATGAAGCTGTCCTCGGCGCCAGCCACTCGGCCAGCGAGCGGGACCAGTACTGGCACCCGGTGGATACCGCGGACCCCGCCTTTGGCGCGCTGCCGGGTTTTCCCTACGGGGGAGATGTGGTTGCCGAACCCGCCTGGGGGGACAAGACCCTGTGGGACCAGAGCGAGCAGACGCTCTCCCGGGTCTACGGCGCTACCAGGCTCAAATTTGGCAGCCTGAGTATTATTCCCGGCTTCAACGCCGTCAGTTACGAGCGTTCGGTGACCAGCCTCCGCGGCGATATCGACGAAAGCGAGGTCAGCCCCTACCTGGGCCTGACCTATTCAGTCACCGGCAATATCTCCGTTTACGCCAGCTATTCGGATATCTACCAGCCGCAGGATCAATACGATATCGACGGCGTCTACCTGGACCCCACCAAGGGCGTGAATTACGAGCTGGGGGCCAAGGCCGACTGGCTGGATGGCCGCCTGCTGGCGACGCTGGCGGTATTCAAGGCGGAACAGCGCGGGCTCGCCACCTATGCGGGCCTGAATCCCGATACTCTCCAATATTATTACGAGGGTGCGAACATCGATTCAGAGGGTTTCGAGATAGAAGTTTCCGGAGCGCTGAACGAGTACATGAACCTGGTGCTCGGCTTCACCTCCCTCGAACTCGAAGACGAGGCCGGTGACGATAGCTACACCTGGGTGCCGCGGAAGACCGTCAACTTCTCCCTGAATGCGACCCTGCCCCAGCTGCCGGACGTTTCACTGGGGCTGGGCGGCAACTGGCAGGCGGAGACCTCCAAGGTGGATTCCTATACCGAGGTGGAAATAGAGCAGGGCGCCTACCTGCTGCTCAACGCTTTTGCGCGCTGGGATATCGACGCCAATTCCCGTCTGCAGCTCAACGTGAACAACCTTACGGACGAGAAGTACATCACCAGCCTGTACGAAATCGGCTATTACGGTGCGCCGCGCAATATGGCGGTGAGCTACCAGTACACTTTCTAA
- a CDS encoding AzlD domain-containing protein — protein MDNWLLILGMLAITFSIRYSLFAFPDLRFPPLVRQGLHYVPTAVLTAIVVPGMLLPDGEHWSLGPDNAYLLAGLATIAIAALSRHLLATIGGGLLVFFLLRWALGQLPL, from the coding sequence ATGGACAACTGGCTATTGATTCTCGGCATGCTGGCGATCACCTTTTCGATCCGCTACAGCCTGTTCGCCTTTCCCGACCTGCGCTTCCCGCCGCTGGTGCGCCAGGGCCTGCACTACGTGCCGACCGCGGTGCTCACCGCCATCGTGGTGCCGGGCATGCTGCTGCCGGACGGCGAGCACTGGTCCCTGGGCCCGGACAATGCCTACCTGCTGGCCGGGCTGGCAACCATCGCCATCGCCGCCCTCAGCCGGCACCTGCTGGCGACCATCGGCGGCGGGCTGCTGGTGTTCTTCCTGTTGCGCTGGGCATTGGGCCAGTTGCCGCTCTGA
- the dauA gene encoding C4-dicarboxylic acid transporter DauA codes for MFASALRQSFADGSLFGTLPRNLIAGITVGIVALPLSMGLAIASGVPPQHGLYTAIVGGIVVALLGGSRVNISGPTAAFVVVLLPVVQQFGLGGLLLAGLLAGLITIGFGLLKLGRLIQIIPYPVIVGFTSGIGTVIAFLQMKDFLGLQPEPGATHFLQQLGALAAALPSFRWQEFAIGALTLGMLILWKKAPGRIPAYLVALLVGTLAASVFNGSADLPDVDTIASRFRFSLGGVEGSGIPPVAPHFLLPWQLPGPDGTPIGFSWELLRALIGPAFSIALLGALESLLCAVVADGMSGQQHDPDGELVGQGMGNIAVAFFGGIPVTAAIARTATNVRSGGSTPLSAVVHGLFVLLAMLLLAPWLSLIPMAAMAAVLLVVAWNMSEAGHALHILRRAPRADAAVLLTCFALTVAIDMQVAVAAGLALASVLFIRRVTELTQTTLIKPHEEAEHQQAKGVVLYDLDGPLFFGAAYKALKIVTAVDRDVHTVVLDMRDVAVLDATAMENLEAIARHLAGRHTTLYLIHVRPTLVKKMRRYGLLDATTPTRLARDYHAVLSQLSSA; via the coding sequence TTGTTCGCCTCCGCCCTACGTCAATCCTTCGCCGACGGCAGTCTTTTCGGCACCCTGCCGCGCAACCTGATCGCCGGGATCACCGTGGGCATAGTGGCGCTGCCACTGTCCATGGGCCTCGCCATCGCCAGCGGTGTGCCGCCGCAGCACGGGCTCTATACCGCCATCGTCGGCGGTATCGTGGTGGCACTGCTGGGCGGCTCGCGGGTGAATATCTCCGGCCCCACCGCCGCATTTGTGGTGGTGCTGCTGCCGGTGGTGCAGCAGTTCGGCCTCGGCGGCCTGCTGCTGGCGGGCCTGCTGGCAGGGTTGATCACAATTGGGTTCGGCCTGCTCAAGCTGGGACGGCTGATCCAGATTATCCCCTATCCGGTGATCGTCGGATTCACCTCCGGTATCGGCACGGTGATCGCCTTTTTGCAGATGAAAGACTTCCTCGGCCTGCAACCGGAACCGGGGGCCACACATTTTCTGCAGCAACTGGGCGCACTCGCGGCGGCGCTGCCCAGCTTTCGCTGGCAGGAGTTCGCTATCGGCGCTCTCACCCTGGGTATGCTGATACTGTGGAAAAAAGCACCCGGCCGCATTCCCGCCTACCTGGTGGCGCTGCTGGTGGGCACTCTCGCCGCGTCGGTATTCAACGGCAGCGCCGATCTGCCGGACGTGGACACCATCGCCTCGCGCTTCCGCTTTTCCCTGGGCGGTGTCGAGGGCAGCGGAATACCGCCGGTGGCACCGCACTTTTTGCTGCCCTGGCAATTGCCGGGGCCGGACGGCACACCCATCGGTTTCAGCTGGGAACTGCTGCGCGCACTGATCGGACCGGCGTTTTCCATCGCCCTGCTGGGCGCATTGGAATCCCTGCTGTGTGCGGTGGTGGCAGACGGCATGAGCGGCCAGCAGCACGACCCGGATGGCGAACTGGTCGGTCAGGGCATGGGCAATATAGCGGTGGCCTTCTTCGGTGGCATCCCGGTCACGGCGGCTATCGCGCGCACCGCCACCAACGTGCGCTCCGGTGGCAGCACCCCGCTCTCCGCAGTGGTGCACGGGCTGTTTGTGCTGCTGGCCATGCTGCTGCTGGCACCCTGGCTGTCGCTGATCCCGATGGCGGCGATGGCCGCGGTACTGTTGGTCGTGGCCTGGAATATGAGCGAGGCGGGCCACGCACTGCATATCCTGCGCCGGGCGCCGCGGGCGGACGCCGCAGTGCTGCTCACCTGCTTCGCACTCACCGTGGCGATCGATATGCAGGTGGCGGTGGCCGCGGGCCTGGCTCTGGCCTCTGTGCTGTTTATCCGCCGGGTGACCGAGCTGACGCAAACCACACTGATCAAACCCCACGAGGAAGCGGAACATCAGCAGGCAAAAGGGGTGGTGCTTTACGACCTGGACGGCCCACTGTTTTTCGGCGCCGCCTACAAGGCCCTGAAAATCGTCACCGCGGTGGATCGCGATGTGCACACGGTGGTGCTGGATATGCGGGATGTTGCGGTGTTGGATGCCACCGCCATGGAAAACCTGGAGGCTATCGCCAGGCACCTGGCCGGACGGCACACCACCCTTTACCTGATCCACGTGCGGCCCACTCTGGTAAAGAAGATGCGCCGTTACGGGCTGCTGGACGCAACCACTCCGACCCGGCTGGCCAGGGATTACCATGCGGTCCTGAGCCAGCTGAGCAGCGCTTAG
- a CDS encoding DEAD/DEAH box helicase: MPLPTVTRGAILAACGAGAFQRGQQYAKDQRVTDIRVDGEAGVVYSEVAGGDVYEQEIHLTPGQRQARISGYCDCPVGHNCKHVAAALLTVMQQLESGNASNGNFALSGWQRRLHALSRTSTPLPERRDQRVIYLFDRDSDSDGELEVAMRRVRRRKNGGWGKIIAIPGNPWSYNSNDHLSARDSTIAELLANCGNANWEFAPDGRLGALALAEILATGRAFLASGNIPVTAGGERRLTFTWEDADGETRLQAAIEDCTGEWLVAVTEPPHYLDLATGLCGPINTPLTGEQILLLQEMPPVPEHSRLETAQLLAEELPANSLPLPVEQPANVAGKPVPLLRLARREPQGFLYASLYFLYGEHRVPAFPSRSTQMVETADGQRLLARNGDFESDAEDELERRGFTGYRLSAGDPGDIGFLLPDDEMLPSPLRWQEFLERDAEALRAQGWRVETDPSFQLNITRADSLSGELGEDSLGIRVNFGGEQLALLPLLVRALEYGDQLPEGGLMVELEPDKWLNIPSDWLRPVLDTLIELHEEPDLDADGRLRLHHHNLAPLSQLEDALGEREFQWSGGEERRALAQQLKNLQGIEAVAPPQGLRAELRDYQKEGLNWLAFLHRFRFGGILADDMGLGKTLQTLTFILHLKERGELPATALIVAPTSLLGNWLHEAEKFTPGLRVAISHGTDRKPILRKLADYDLVITSYALAQRDAEILAPHPFSLLVLDEAQAIKNPRAKVSQALRQYSAAQRLCLTGTPLENHLGEFWAQFDFLMPGLLGNDKSFNRLYRNPIEKHGEEARQRQLRNRTAPFMLRRTKGQVAGELPPKTEIVQTVTLGSSQQKLYQTVRASMEKAVRKLLQNKGLAKSHIQVLDALLKLRQICCDPALVKIPSAAKVKHSAKLEALLEMLEEMLAEGRKILLFSQFTSMLSIVERELNKRGIAHSKLTGRTRKRDEAINLFQSGEVPLFLISLKAGGFGLNLTAADTVIHYDPWWNPAAENQATDRAHRIGQQKAVFVYKLIAEGTIEERIQELQQRKQSLADALLSGEGSALSRLSGEEILELFR, translated from the coding sequence ATGCCGTTACCGACCGTCACCCGCGGTGCCATACTCGCCGCCTGTGGCGCCGGCGCTTTTCAGCGCGGCCAGCAGTACGCTAAGGACCAGCGGGTAACGGACATCAGGGTCGACGGGGAAGCCGGCGTCGTCTACAGCGAGGTGGCCGGCGGCGACGTCTACGAACAGGAAATCCACCTGACCCCGGGACAGCGGCAGGCGCGTATCAGCGGCTACTGCGACTGCCCGGTAGGGCACAACTGCAAACATGTAGCCGCCGCGCTGCTGACCGTCATGCAGCAATTGGAAAGCGGCAACGCTTCTAACGGCAATTTCGCCCTGTCCGGCTGGCAGCGGCGCCTGCACGCCCTCAGTCGAACTTCCACCCCGCTGCCGGAGCGCCGCGACCAGCGGGTGATCTACCTGTTCGACCGCGACAGCGACAGCGACGGCGAACTCGAAGTGGCTATGCGCCGGGTAAGGCGCAGAAAGAACGGCGGCTGGGGCAAGATAATAGCCATTCCCGGCAACCCCTGGTCCTACAACAGCAACGATCACCTTTCCGCCCGGGACAGCACCATCGCGGAACTGCTCGCGAATTGCGGCAACGCGAATTGGGAGTTCGCCCCCGACGGCCGCCTCGGCGCCCTCGCGCTGGCAGAAATACTGGCCACGGGCCGCGCCTTCCTCGCCTCCGGCAATATCCCTGTCACCGCCGGCGGCGAGCGCCGCCTGACCTTCACCTGGGAGGACGCCGATGGGGAGACGCGGCTGCAAGCTGCGATCGAAGACTGCACCGGTGAGTGGCTGGTCGCCGTCACCGAACCGCCCCACTACCTGGACCTGGCAACTGGCCTCTGCGGCCCGATCAACACCCCCCTCACCGGCGAGCAGATACTGCTGCTGCAGGAAATGCCCCCGGTACCGGAGCACTCGCGACTGGAAACGGCCCAATTGCTGGCGGAGGAGCTGCCCGCCAACAGCCTGCCGCTTCCAGTGGAGCAACCCGCCAACGTCGCCGGCAAGCCGGTGCCGCTTTTGCGGCTGGCACGCCGGGAGCCCCAGGGCTTCCTCTACGCCAGTCTGTATTTCCTCTATGGGGAGCACCGCGTGCCGGCCTTCCCTTCGCGGTCCACCCAGATGGTGGAGACGGCGGATGGCCAGCGGCTGCTGGCGCGCAACGGGGATTTCGAGAGCGACGCCGAGGACGAACTGGAAAGGCGCGGCTTCACCGGCTACCGCCTGTCCGCCGGGGACCCGGGCGATATCGGCTTCCTGCTGCCCGACGACGAGATGCTCCCCTCGCCGCTGCGCTGGCAGGAATTCCTCGAGCGGGACGCGGAAGCCCTGCGCGCACAGGGCTGGCGGGTGGAAACGGACCCGAGTTTCCAGCTCAATATCACCCGCGCCGACAGCCTGTCGGGCGAGCTGGGAGAAGACAGCCTCGGCATCCGGGTCAATTTCGGCGGTGAACAACTCGCCCTGCTGCCGCTGCTGGTGCGCGCCCTCGAATATGGGGACCAACTGCCCGAGGGCGGGCTGATGGTGGAACTGGAACCGGACAAGTGGCTGAATATCCCCAGCGACTGGCTGCGCCCGGTGCTCGATACCCTGATTGAGCTGCACGAGGAGCCGGATCTCGACGCCGACGGCCGCCTCAGGCTGCACCACCACAACCTGGCACCTCTCAGCCAACTCGAGGACGCGCTGGGCGAACGCGAATTCCAGTGGAGTGGCGGCGAGGAGCGCCGCGCCCTGGCGCAGCAGCTAAAAAACCTGCAGGGCATCGAAGCGGTGGCGCCGCCACAGGGATTGCGGGCCGAGCTGCGCGATTATCAAAAAGAGGGCCTCAATTGGTTGGCCTTTCTGCACCGCTTCCGCTTCGGCGGCATACTCGCGGACGACATGGGTCTGGGCAAAACCCTGCAGACCCTGACATTTATTCTCCACTTGAAAGAGCGCGGCGAACTGCCCGCGACGGCACTGATCGTCGCCCCCACCAGCCTCCTGGGCAACTGGCTGCACGAGGCGGAGAAATTCACTCCCGGTCTCAGGGTCGCAATCAGCCACGGCACCGACAGGAAGCCAATACTGCGCAAACTCGCCGACTACGACCTGGTGATCACCAGCTACGCCCTGGCACAGCGGGACGCCGAGATTCTGGCCCCCCACCCCTTCAGCCTGCTGGTGCTGGACGAGGCCCAGGCGATCAAGAACCCCCGCGCCAAGGTCTCCCAGGCGCTGCGTCAGTACAGCGCCGCGCAGCGCCTGTGTCTCACCGGCACGCCGCTGGAAAACCATCTGGGGGAATTCTGGGCCCAATTCGATTTCCTGATGCCGGGACTGCTGGGCAATGACAAATCCTTCAACCGTCTCTACCGCAACCCCATCGAAAAGCACGGCGAGGAGGCACGCCAGCGCCAGCTGCGCAACCGCACCGCGCCTTTTATGCTGCGGCGCACCAAGGGGCAGGTGGCCGGCGAACTGCCGCCGAAGACGGAAATCGTACAGACGGTAACTCTCGGTAGCAGCCAGCAGAAACTCTACCAGACGGTGCGCGCCAGCATGGAAAAAGCCGTGCGCAAGCTGCTGCAGAACAAGGGCCTGGCCAAGAGCCATATCCAGGTGCTGGACGCCCTGCTCAAGCTGCGCCAGATCTGCTGCGATCCGGCGCTGGTGAAAATTCCCAGCGCGGCCAAGGTCAAGCATTCCGCCAAGCTGGAGGCACTGCTGGAAATGCTCGAGGAGATGCTCGCCGAGGGACGCAAAATACTGCTGTTTTCCCAGTTCACCAGCATGCTTTCGATTGTCGAGCGCGAACTGAACAAGCGCGGCATCGCCCACAGCAAACTCACCGGGCGCACCCGCAAGCGGGACGAGGCGATCAATCTGTTCCAGTCCGGCGAGGTGCCGCTCTTCCTGATCAGCCTCAAGGCCGGCGGCTTCGGCCTCAACCTCACCGCGGCGGACACGGTGATCCACTACGACCCCTGGTGGAACCCGGCGGCGGAAAACCAGGCCACCGACCGCGCCCACCGCATCGGCCAGCAGAAAGCGGTTTTCGTCTACAAGCTGATCGCCGAGGGCACCATCGAGGAGCGCATCCAGGAACTGCAGCAGCGCAAGCAGTCCCTCGCCGACGCCCTGCTCAGTGGCGAAGGCAGCGCGCTGTCGCGGTTGAGCGGGGAGGAGATTCTGGAGCTGTTTCGTTAA